One window of the Zea mays cultivar B73 chromosome 3, Zm-B73-REFERENCE-NAM-5.0, whole genome shotgun sequence genome contains the following:
- the LOC100502303 gene encoding uncharacterized protein isoform X30: protein MDLAGMKRRELQALCKRHGLPAGGTNADLVGRLDAVLSGPAVVEEEVAGVPARKGCLKQTGGGATEAKKVTFGAEVGKARRLRSRVIWSPVVAKTRGKSARAGTDSAAEDGISADVGADVPVRRSRRNSFNPAEAEEAGEAVAVDRKPKRKNQENDEGVAVIAQARVTRRSNLEWSATVLPPAVEKKRGRQNAAESDVQKSALVEVTARTTRSRSIVPVVVPPTVVENKRRKTGDPQTTVELTMLSDVPRSDFPATRSLRNKIVHVNNSVVDETHTTRQLENKMRPSTRRHQQVASSPEDKGQKIPATSKSPLLRWSRRNYSEANSANSVNIKLAKDSSTAQPLAHHNSHSEDLEKQPAVKEPIKRSTRKSIALAALEKEKDVIEGKNPEAHVRRSTRKSVVQVKDTKSIVEETQYANSEDVAKQPATKGPARGLRRKSVITELHEKEKSLIAEKNMETDEAILTRKPVIPVKNIKAVGEGIQIGKGKDVDKQFVVKQPTRRSSRKSVLPDMLENNSGLLAPKMNAEMNVRRSTRKSVLPDMHNEKQDHHKMARNENLQSGKYQDGEKQQKVKDSIRQSRRSIATVLLEGQNNDEGKKFKNPTRRTTHKSHALNAVEEVSMDHIEVGEEGLKLRKRSRFLLEISSSANVSWKHQNAQISNEKDNTEGSQQASNCTTSKRRSSKKRRTTAPEEVMPFKVANDDIVIMEETKDTLEYNNESSSKVQEICQVNAAREEFSSGPLLVTVAPSDEICTVQSVAVVIPGSESGDDANQSSDKSKQPQEHSVTQTVDDHLSETRSGKLDQSTCITGLVSDNCVVSEDKTLMSEDREEQSPVSGEQRVSLEANANEPEEKNLANVTSTDLHTKSLQHDIDRIAKETDKDVLSLVFPIEEHEEKYGVSPIAVEKCVCREASACESARKPLTVIFSNNLHTKHLQHDCDVLIKETGEEVLAQENCNDQPVPAQTDQEIKLNDELADPDVLAQENCNDQPVPANEPEEKNLANVISTDLHTKTLQHDNDRIAEETDKDHEEQSNVFGERRVSLEANANEPEEKNLANVISTDLHTKTLQHDNDRIAEETDKDHEEQSNVSGERRVSLEANANEPEEKNLANVISTDLHTKTLQHDNDRIAEETDKDVSSLVFPIEEHEEKYAVSPIAVEKSVSREASACESAGKPLTVIFSNDLHTKHLQHDCDVLIKETGEDVLAQENCNDQPVPAQTDLEMKLNDELADPEVLAQENCNDQPVLAQTDLETKLNDELADLAMESGCSITERNEGLVAHNLDQEGFLEATPECKQECGLPEETVISSKETGSLLCADQSPIGLESLFSQESIVESVGHCALASATTHTENGFDDSKDCHNKSALENVHVPEPCSHNDTKGGIFKNVDCMHTSQRDDRMEGVPEANTDEEHVLSAFLLDANHLNVVINSEEVVCEGEDSKELLHSEDCKASSEKTDVNDGNVYGISDAVVRCALHAPADDNYEIFLGPNTDVPRQVYNDGCSDVKEDRFASKPWTIDIIEDASVKERSNLKDWQLDSKLEGTEIVESGLYFNKDIGNILHSGSIGEITPSGSGLSKDSSVDYRGEVLDGFSMEASLERSSTRGEQNGCRLDAIENPSITLATSGYKHEGALSEEAVYTKKNYAGTCLSNPRELIMELQSHFSKENINESDPHDSLVFPTAENSADEQLVKVHHGSNLSQLGLTDLLDGPIGCSNTDVLCQCDNHKNQSNEDKVEEVEAVSAAKYIESEVVLLPSQERSNLNNEQLNTKLESPNIMGSCLNCDNDVCNTSDNGSVFVIGKRTPSASGLPEDYPKDSDLQQPVLDSFSVVSSFQDNISGKKTVSGVAGSEILSLSLATPDYKHEDGFSEEAVCRTKNYTGTSSVDPRHLDMEGHSIYSEGGTEKSNLQDNLAFLSAESGKDEPIICHVEKLVDAHASSDTYQGPCQDLGRHEEQESCMSIPMQAKESGGVLRSSHTKGSVTAAQIDLAGDAHLIVSDNAAAKQVFSEEKEETKSISSSDIDILHEKSYSSGHDDHAACAAETQFYHPQKASISDGLHLGPSSLQVESLDALDSDILYVNTGVLEQHHKEGYYEPSVYQITSGICTMSEAEPFEVLETGKDVKTPSKLDEQLNPGLDGDEAEKHSLDCGTDTSPVMSKRTLSSPGSGPCQQYVNESTTSTQSTDNHPNDLPAPRSPEQSACFQNDNDSGSVGICQSSRRRGIDELCGKLQSFKVSSAVKGSYVAMGAPRPKPGDSTSRSAAALLRNIENTTAVKAGRPPVKPNADGKDSSRRALQPISGRPDSR from the exons TCATATGGTCGCCGGTCGTTGCCAAGACAAGGGGGAAGTCTGCTCGAGCCGGTACTGATTCTGCTGCTGAAGACGGTATTTCTGCAGATGTGGGCGCTGATGTCCCAGTGAGGCGGTCCAGGAGGAATTCGTTCAATCCTGCCGAGGCTGAGGAAGCAGGAGAGGCTGTTGCTGTTGACAGGAAGCCCAAGCGCAAGAATCAGGAGAATGACGAGGGCGTTGCTGTTATCGCTCAGGCTAGAGTTACGAGAAGGTCAAATTTGGAGTGGTCTGCTACTGTATTGCCTCCTGCTGTTGAGAAGAAGAGAGGGAGGCAGAATGCAGCTGAGTCTGATGTGCAGAAGTCCGCTCTGGTGGAAGTAACAGCTAGGACTACAAGGTCTCGCTCAATCGTACCTGTTGTGGTGCCACCCACTGTGGTTGAGAACAAGAGGAGGAAGACTGGAGATCCACAAACAACTGTAGAGTTGACTATGCTTTCAGATGTGCCCAGAAGTGATTTTCCTGCCACCAGGTCTTTAAGGAACAAAATTGTCCACGTTAACAACAGCGTCGTGGACGAAACTCACACTACCAGGCAGTTGGAAAACAAGATGCGTCCGTCTACTCGTAGGCATCAACAGGTTGCATCTTCTCCGGAGGATAAAGGTCAAAAAATTCCTGCTACCAGTAAGTCCCCTCTACTGAGGTGGTCACGGAGAAACTATTCTGAGGCCAATAGTGCAAATTCAGTAAACATCAAATTGGCCAAAGACTCGAGCACAGCTCAGCCATTGGCACACCATAATTCTCATTCTGAAGATTTGGAGAAACAACCAGCAGTTAAAGAACCAATTAAACGGTCAACACGTAAATCTATTGCTTTGGCTGCACTTGAGAAAGAGAAGGATGTAATTGAAGGAAAGAACCCTGAAGCACATGTTAGGCGATCAACGAGGAAATCAGTTGTGCAGGTTAAAGATACCAAAAGTATTGTTGAAGAGACTCAATATGCTAACAGTGAAGATGTGGCGAAGCAACCAGCAACTAAAGGACCTGCTAGGGGGCTGAGACGTAAATCTGTTATCACAGAATTGCATGAGAAAGAGAAGAGTCTCATTGCCGAAAAGAACATGGAAACAGATGAAGCGATATTAACGCGGAAGCCTGTAATCCCAGTTAaaaatattaaagctgttggtgaAGGAATTCAAATTGGTAAGGGCAAAGATGTGGATAAACAATTTGTTGTGAAGCAACCTACTAGGCGATCATCGCGCAAATCTGTGCTGCCTGATATGCTTGAGAATAATAGTGGACTTCTAGCACCCAAAATGAATGCTGAGATGAATGTTAGGAGATCAACACGGAAGTCTGTTCTTCCTGACATGCATAATGAGAAGCAAGATCACCATAAAATGGCTAGAAATGAGAACTTGCAAAGTGGTAAATATCAAGATGGTGAGAAGCAACAGAAAGTAAAAGATTCTATTAGGCAATCAAGGAGATCTATCGCTACAGTGCTACTTGAGGGACAAAATAATGATGAAGGAAAAAAGTTCAAAAATCCTACGAGGAGGACAACACACAAATCTCATGCCCTTAATGCAGTTGAAGAGGTCAGCATGGATCACATTGAAGTTGGTGAAGAAGGCTTGAAATTGAGGAAGCGCAGTAGGTTTTTGCTGGAAATATCATCTTCAGCTAATGTTTCCTGGAAGCATCAGAATGCACAGATCTCTAATGAAAAAGATAACACAGAAGGATCGCAGCAGGCATCAAATTGCACAACTTCAAAGAGAAGGTCTTCAAAGAAGAGACGAACAACTGCTCCAGAAGAAGTGATGCCTTTCAAGGTGGCAAATGATGACATAGTTATCATGGAAGAAACAAAGGACACACTTGAATATAATAATGAGTCTAGTAGTAAAGTTCAAGAAATTTGTCAGGTTAATGCTGCAAGAGAAGAGTTCTCTTCAGGTCCATTGCTTGTAACAGTAGCTCCTAGTGACGAAATTTGCACAGTGCAGAGTGTAGCTGTGGTGATACCTGGGTCAGAATCTGGTGACGATGCAAATCAAAGTTCTGATAAGAGTAAGCAACCTCAGGAACATTCTGTCACTCAAACTGTTGATGACCATTTATCTGAAACAAGAAGTGGGAAATTAGATCAATCAACATGCATCACAGGATTAGTCTCTGACAATTGTGTTGTCTCAGAGGACAAAACATTGATGAGTGAAG ACCGTGAAGAGCAAAGCCCTGTGTCCGGAGAACAGAGAGTTAGCTTGGAAGCAAATGCCAATGAGCCTGAGGAAAAGAACCTAGCTAACGTCACATCAACTGATCTCCACACCAAAAGTCTGCAGCATGATATTGACAGAATAGCTAAAGAGACTGATAAAG ATGTTTTGTCTTTGGTTTTCCCTATTGAAGAGCATGAAGAAAAATATGGAGTGAGCCCTATAGCTGTTGAAAAGTGCGTCTGTCGTGAAGCAAGTGCATGTGAATCTGCACGAAAACCCCTAACCGTTATCTTTTCTAACAATCTCCACACCAAACATCTGCAACATGATTGTGATGTGCTAATTAAGGAGACTGGTGAAG AAGTTTTAGCTCAGGAGAATTGTAATGACCAGCCTGTTCCTGCCCAGACTGACCAAGAAATTAAGTTAAACGATGAACTTGCTGATCCGG ATGTTTTAGCTCAGGAGAATTGTAATGACCAGCCTGTTCCTGCCAACGAGCCTGAGGAAAAGAACCTAGCTAACGTCATATCAACTGATCTCCACACCAAAACTCTGCAGCATGATAATGACAGAATAGCTGAAGAGACTGATAAAG ACCATGAAGAGCAAAGCAATGTGTTCGGAGAACGGAGAGTTAGCTTGGAAGCAAATGCCAACGAGCCTGAGGAAAAGAACCTAGCTAACGTCATATCAACTGATCTCCACACCAAAACTCTGCAGCATGATAATGACAGAATAGCTGAAGAGACTGATAAAG ACCATGAAGAGCAAAGCAATGTGTCCGGAGAACGGAGAGTTAGCTTGGAAGCAAATGCCAACGAGCCTGAGGAAAAGAACCTAGCTAACGTCATATCAACTGATCTCCACACCAAAACTCTGCAGCATGATAATGACAGAATAGCTGAAGAGACTGATAAAG ATGTTTCGTCTTTGGTTTTCCCTATTGAAGAGCATGAAGAAAAATATGCAGTGAGCCCTATAGCTGTTGAAAAGAGCGTCAGTCGGGAAGCCAGTGCATGTGAATCTGCAGGAAAACCCCTAACTGTCATCTTTTCTAACGATCTCCACACCAAACATCTGCAACATGATTGTGATGTGCTAATTAAGGAGACTGGTGAAG ATGTTTTAGCTCAGGAGAATTGTAATGACCAGCCTGTTCCGGCCCAGACTGACCTAGAAATGAAGTTAAACGATGAACTTGCTGATCCGG AAGTTTTAGCTCAGGAGAATTGTAATGACCAGCCTGTTCTTGCTCAGACTGACCTAGAAACTAAGTTAAACGATGAACTTGCTGATCTGGCTATGGAATCAGGTTGTAGCATTACTGAAAGGAATGAAGGGCTTGTTGCTCATAATCTTGATCAAGAAG GTTTCCTTGAAGCAACACCAGAGTGCAAACAGGAATGTGGTTTGCCTGAGGAGACAGTAATTTCCTCAAAAGAAACAGGATCTCTGCTGTGTGCAGATCAATCACCAATTGGTCTGGAATCTTTATTTTCGCAAGAAAGCATAGTTGAATCAGTGGGGCATTGTGCACTTGCTTCAGCAACAACTCATACCGAAAATGGCTTTGATGATTCAAAAGATTGCCATAACAAGTCTGCACTTGAAAATGTTCATGTGCCAGAACCTTGTTCACACAATGATACTAAAGGAGGCATTTTTAAAAATGTTGATTGTATGCATACATCCCAGCGAGATGATAGAATGGAAG gagtaccagaggctaacactgaTGAAGAACATGTTCTGTCAGCCTTTTTGCTGGATGCAAATCACCTAAACGT AGTCATTAATTCTGAAGAAGTGGTTTGTGAGGGTGAAGATAGTAAGGAGCTTCTCCATTCGGAAGACTGTAAAGCTTCATCCGAGAAAACAGATGTGAATG ATGGCAATGTATATGGTATTAGTGATGCTGTAGTGAGATGTGCACTGCATGCTCCAGCCGATGATAATTATGAGATTTTTTTGGGTCCCAATACTGATGTACCACGTCAGGTTTATAATGACGGATGCAGTGATGTCAAAGAAGATCGATTTGCTTCCAAACCCTGGACAATTGATATTATTGAGGATGCCTCTGTCAAAGAAAGATCAAATTTAAAAGATTGGCAACTTGATTCCAAGTTGGAGGGCACAGAAATAGTGGAATCTGGCCTTTACTTCAATAAGGATATTGGTAACATTTTACATAGTGGATCTATTGGTGAAATAACTCCATCTGGTTCTGGTTTATCAAAAGATTCATCTGTGGACTATAGAGGGGAGGTTTTAGATGGCTTCTCAATGGAAGCATCTCTTGAAAGGTCTTCTACACGTGGGGAACAAAATGGTTGTAGACTAG ATGCTATTGAGAATCCTTCAATTACTTTAGCAACTTCTGGTTATAAGCATGAAGGTGCTTTATCTGAGGAAGCAGTGTACACAAAGAAGAATTACGCTGGAACATGCTTGTCAAATCCCAGGGAATTAATCATGGAGCTGCAATCCCATTTCTCAAAGGAAAACATAAATGAATCTGATCCTCATGACAGCCTTGTATTCCCAACTGCTGAAAATTCAGCAGATGAACAGCTGGTTAAAGTACACCATGGTTCTAATCTGTCTCAGTTAGGATTAACTGATCTGTTGGATGGACCAATTGGGTGTTCCAATACCGACGTGTTGTGCCAGTGTGACAATcataaaaatcaatccaatgaggACAAGGTAGAGGAAGTTGAGGCGGTGTCTGCTGCTAAATACATAGAAAGTGAAGTTGTGCTGCTCCCATCTCAAGAGAGATCAAATTTGAATAATGAGCAGCTTAACACCAAGTTGGAAAGCCCAAACATTATGGGATCTTGCCTTAACTGTGATAACGATGTTTGTAATACTTCGGACAATGGATCTGTTTTTGTCATTGGTAAAAGAACTCCATCTGCTTCTGGCTTACCAGAAGATTATCCTAAGGATAGTGACTTGCAACAACCGGTTTTAGATAGCTTCTCAGTGGTTTCATCTTTTCAAGACAATATATCTGGGAAGAAAACTGTTTCTGGTGTAGCAG GCAGTGAGATTCTTTCTTTAAGTTTAGCAACTCCTGATTATAAACATGAAGATGGTTTCTCTGAGGAAGCAGTATGCAGAACAAAGAATTATACTGGAACTTCCTCGGTAGATCCGAGGCATTTAGACATGGAGGGGCACTCTATTTACTCTGAGGGAGGTACTGAAAAATCTAATCTGCAAGATAATCTTGCATTTCTAAGCGCTGAGAGTGGAAAAGATGAACCTATTATTTGCCATGTTGAGAAACTGGTTGACGCACATGCTTCTTCAGATACATACCAAGGTCCTTGTCAAGATCTAGGCAGACATGAAGAACAAGAGAGCTGCATGTCTATTCCTATGCAAGCCAAAGAAAGTGGAG GGGTTTTGAGGTCTAGCCACACGAAAGGGTCAGTTACAGCAGCCCAAATTGATTTGGCAGGTGATGCCCATCTTATTGTGAG TGATAATGCTGCTGCCAAGCAAGTGTTTAGTGAGGAGAAAGAGGAAACaaaatctatctcttcttcagatattgATATCCTTCATGAAAAATCATACTCCAGTGGACACG ATGACCATGCTGCTTGTGCTGCCGAAACTCAGTTCTACCATCCACAGAAAGCATCTATATCTGATGGACTACATTTGGGTCCTAGTTCTTTGCAAGTAGAATCACTGGATGCTTTGGATAGCGATATACTGTATGTTAACACAGGAGTTCTCGAGCAGCATCATAAAGAGGGTTACTATGAACCCAGTGTCTACCAAATCACTTCAGGCATTTGCACAATGTCTGAAGCTGAACCATTCGAAGTTTTAGAAACTGGAAAAGATGTAAAAACGCCATCTAAGCTAGATGAGCAACTTAATCCTGGGTTGGACGGAGATGAAGCTGAGAAACACAGCTTAGACTGTGGTACAGACACCAGTCCTGTGATGAGCAAGAGAACCCTTTCTTCACCAGGATCAG GACCATGCCAGCAGTATGTAAATGAAAGCACCACCAGTACACAGTCGACTGATAATCACCCAAACGACCTACCCGCTCCGAGATCTCCTGAACAATCCGCGTGTTTTCAGAATGACAACGATTCGGGTTCAGTAG GCATTTGTCAAAGCAGCAGGCGAAGAGGTATAGATGAACTTTGCGGTAAGCTGCAGAGTTTCAAAGTTTCCAGCGCCGTAAAAGGAAGCTACGTAGCTATGGGTGCACCTCGTCCGAAGCCTGGGGACAGCACGAGCCGATCTGCAGCCGCGCTGCTCAGGAACATAGAGAACACAACTGCTGTTAAAGCTGGCCGTCCTCCTGTCAAGCCAAACGCCGATGGTAAGGACTCGTCTAGGCGAGCCCTGCAGCCCATAAGCGGAAGGCCTGACAGTAGGTAG